In the genome of Paramisgurnus dabryanus chromosome 18, PD_genome_1.1, whole genome shotgun sequence, one region contains:
- the ovol1b gene encoding putative transcription factor Ovo-like 1 — protein sequence MPRAFLVKKVNITPGKKNWSHLPDSVRGDIEIPLSLFPSYVHEVSEGSLAEHSCFTTPPKNNKFLQVQTHVLSAQLPSSAAQGQHDQRSECRMRTQRVPYFRSKIKITTGNIPPVPPVISENSSELADIPPDPSVFTCQECEKTFSTARMLKRHAKCHSETKRYSCEHCGKGFNDAFDLKRHVRTHTGVRPYKCTLCAKAFTQRCSLESHLKKIHAITQQYAYKERRDKLYVCEECGLTAQTQDNLWNHIQAEHPQSRLITNKTIDFKEGNTSS from the exons ATGCCTCGAGCGTTCCTGGTTAAAAAGGTGAACATCACTCCTGGAAAGAAAAATTGGAGTCATCTTCCAGATTCTGTGCGTGGTGACATAGAGATACCAT TGTCTCTTTTTCCATCATATGTGCATGAGGTCTCAGAGGGCAGCCTTGCAGAGCACTCCTGCTTCACAActcccccaaaaaacaacaaatttctACAGGTTCAGACACACGTCCTGTCTGCACAGCTGCCATCCTCTGCTGCACAAGGTCAACATGATCAAAGATCAGAGTGTCGAATGAGAACCCAGAGAGTGCCTTACTTTCGCTCAAAGATAAAG ATAACTACTGGAAATATACCTCCTGTTCCACCGGTCATTTCAGAAAATTCAAGCGAATTAGCAGATATTCCACCTGATCCATCTGTATTTACCTGCCAAGAATGCGAAAAGACATTTAGCACAGCACGTATGCTAAAACGACATGCAAAATGTCACAGTGAAACAAAGAGATACTCTTGTGAGCACTGTGGAAAAGGATTTAATGATGCTTTTGACTTAAAGAGACATGTGCGTACTCATACTG GTGTGCGACCCTATAAGTGCACTTTGTGTGCTAAGGCCTTCACCCAGCGCTGCTCCTTAGAATCTCACCTAAAGAAGATCCATGCAATTACTCAACAGTATGCCTACAAAGAGCGCAGGGACAAATTGTATGTATGTGAGGAGTGTGGTTTGACTGCACAGACACAGGACAACCTGTGGAATCACATTCAAGCTGAACATCCACAAAGCAGACTAATAACGAACAAGACAATAGACTTCAAGGAAGGCAACACATCAAGTTAG
- the tmem151a gene encoding transmembrane protein 151A has protein sequence MQGVTVTVTGEAPTLNGGGREEQRPLKQSLSGSLCRESHWKCLLLTLLMYGCFGTLGWCSVYRITVIASTDHGFYGDQASLHESPCSNGYVYIPVSFLAMLYIVYLVECWHCYSKTANLAKVEISEVYDRIQRLQQATPCIWWKAISYHYVRRTRQVTRYRNGDAYTTTQVYHERVNTHASSSEFDYSRLGVKDVSKELQGLLEHPVTRLRFTKCFSFASARAETGYLTQRARFFGDNEGLDDYMEAREGMHLKNVDFREHMLAFPDPSRPPWYTRRWVYWLASAFLLSWPLRVIAEYRTAYVHYHVEKLFGENEDANDNDNTETGNYCTGFEHGTGGPTLRVISRVNTVDMTELEWHIRCNQQMVPSYSEALLMDLDVNTNTPLSVAMAAHMQRNSSYFLQSCPRCRRSTSSSSLPSWVRGNVAAGTNSFPIRPGGRMSLSRSGFSLGRLHTARSRHPCLFHSRSLGGGMGGRVEEGGGGFLGLGCRVPDEERRGVLESEGLEDEDVAETDQEQVEERENGENRENERDRPPTYQDALYFPVLIVHGEESCHGGRGLDTG, from the exons ATGCAAGGGGTGACGGTGACGGTGACGGGAGAAGCGCCCACATTGAATGGGGGTGGAAGGGAGGAG CAGCGTCCCCTCAAGCAGTCCCTGAGTGGCTCACTATGCCGAGAGTCCCATTGGAAGTGCCTGCTGCTCACCTTGCTCATGTATGGATGCTTTGGCACGCTAGGCTGGTGCTCCGTGTACCGCATCACCGTTATAGCTTCTACTGACCACGGCTTCTACGGAGACCAAGCCTCGCTCCACGAAAGCCCGTGCTCTAATGGTTACGTGTACATCCCTGTCTCCTTCCTGGCTATGCTCTACATTGTCTACTTGGTGGAGTGCTGGCACTGTTACTCTAAAACCGCTAATCTCGCCAAAGTGGAAATCAGTGAGGTGTATGACAGAATACAGCGACTACAGCAAGCCACGCCCTGCATCTGGTGGAAAGCCATCAGCTACCATTACGTACGACGTACCAGGCAGGTGACGCGTTACCGCAACGGAGATGCCTACACCACCACGCAAGTGTACCACGAAAGGGTCAACACGCACGCCTCGAGCTCCGAGTTTGATTACTCACGCCTTGGAGTCAAAGACGTTTCTAAGGAGCTCCAGGGCTTATTGGAGCATCCTGTCACACGCTTACGTTTCACCAAGTGCTTCAGCTTTGCCAGTGCCCGTGCGGAGACTGGCTACCTCACACAGAGAGCACGCTTCTTCGGTGACAACGAGGGTTTGGATGACTACATGGAAGCACGGGAGGGCATGCATCTCAAAAACGTAGACTTTCGGGAACACATGTTGGCCTTTCCCGACCCATCACGGCCACCTTGGTACACTCGACGTTGGGTGTACTGGCTGGCCTCTGCTTTTTTGCTTTCGTGGCCTCTTCGTGTGATTGCAGAGTATCGCACCGCATACGTTCACTATCACGTTGAGAAACTCTTTGGTGAAAACGAGGATGCAAACGATAATGACAATACAGAGACGGGGAACTATTGTACGGGCTTCGAACACGGCACTGGTGGGCCCACCCTCCGTGTCATATCGCGGGTCAACACAGTGGATATGACAGAACTGGAATGGCACATTCGCTGTAACCAACAGATGGTGCCTAGCTACTCGGAGGCCTTGCTTATGGATTTGGACGTGAATACAAACACACCGTTATCTGTTGCCATGGCAGCACATATGCAACGCAATTCAAGCTACTTCCTACAGAGCTGCCCCAGGTGCCGGAGGTCGACGAGCAGCTCCTCCCTCCCTTCTTGGGTTAGGGGGAATGTGGCCGCAGGGACAAACTCTTTCCCTATCAGACCCGGTGGTAGGATGTCCCTCAGTCGCAGTGGTTTCTCTCTTGGACGCTTACATACCGCAAGAAGCCGCCACCCTTGCCTGTTTCACTCAAGAAGCCTCGGAGGAGGGATGGGCGGACGAGTGGAAGAGGGAGGCGGTGGTTTTCTTGGTCTTGGGTGTAGAGTGCCAGATGAGGAGAGGAGAGGTGTATTGGAGAGTGAAGGTTTAGAGGACGAGGACGTAGCGGAAACAGACCAGGAACAGgtggaagagagagagaatggaGAAAacagagagaatgagagagacaGACCACCCACCTACCAGGACGCGCTGTATTTTCCTGTGCTAATTGTTCACGGGGAAGAGAGCTGCCATGGGGGGCGTGGCCTTGACACAGGTTAA
- the tmem223 gene encoding transmembrane protein 223 gives MGFQCLLLGARSCRTFISTYRITGIQSSKTFASTWTQFFKNNDTTTILRTLRFHVRGNCNSTTSTSVRNAYTFTSTAVAKDVILFEHDRTRFFRLLAIFCGGQFIFWAYLAHFAFTSLRDTRKNAESQNVRTDLGGLFSFDMNLGSNAWRYGFTLGCLVIGGGILGVAILFSRRSVSRVILHKGGGKVTVSTQSPFGPLRAHHLTVPLSQVTCHAHRQESPSFIPLKIKDYKFYFLLDKEGTLNNPKLFDITVGAYRPL, from the exons ATGGGGTTTCAGTGCTTGTTATTAGGCGCGAGGTCGTGTCGAACTTTTATTTCAACGTATCGAATAACAGGCATTCAGTCTTCAAAAACCTTTGCATCTACATGGACGCAGTTCTTTAAAAACAATGATACAACAACCATCTTGAGGACACTACGTTTCCATGTGCGTGGCAATTGCAATTCAACAACCTCAACTTCAGTCAGGAATGCATACACCTTCACATCTACTGCTGTCGCAAAGGACGTGATACTCTTCGAGCACGACCGGACCCGGTTTTTTAGACTTTTGGCCATATTTTGCGGAGGCCAGTTTATATTCTGGGCATATTTGGCTCATTTTGCTTTTACAAGTCTTCGAGACACGAGAAAAAACGCAGAGTCTCAAAATGTGAGAACTGATTTAGGGGGCCTTTTCAGTTTTGACATGAACCTCGGATCAAACGCGTGGAGGTATGGGTTTACCCTTGGGTGCCTAGTCATCG GTGGAGGAATCCTGGGCGTGGCAATATTGTTTAGCCGTCGTTCTGTCAGTCGTGTAATTCTGCATAAGGGAGGTGGGAAAGTTACAGTGTCTACTCAGTCACCTTTTGGACCTCTTAGAGCTCACCATTTAACTGTGCCTTTGAGTCAAGTGACCTGTCATGCACATAGACAGGAATCACCTTCATTTATTCCTCTAAAAATTAAAGATTACAAGTTCTACTTTCTGTTGGACAAAGAGGGGACACTGAACAACCCTAAACTTTTTGACATTACTGTTGGAGCATACAGACCCCTGTAA